Within Burkholderia cepacia GG4, the genomic segment TTCTACCTGGCGGACCTGCTCTACGAGGCCGGCTTGCCCGAGCCGATGCTGCAGGTGCTGACCGGCGACCCGCGTGAAATCGCGGACGAACTCGTCACGCATCCGCATGCGTCGCTGATTACCTTTACGGGCGGTGTGTCGATCGGCAAGGCGATCGCCGCGCGCGCCGGCTACCGGCGCATCGTGCTGGAACTCGGCGGCAACGATCCGCTGATCGTCCTCGACGATGCCGATCTCGACCGTGCGGCGTCGCTGGCGGTGCTCGGTTCGTACCGGAATTCGGGGCAGCGCTGCACGGCCGTCAAGCGGATCCTGGCGCAGCGCTCGATCGCCCCGGCGTTCACCGAGCTGCTCGTCGAGAAGACGCGCGCATGGAAGTATGGCGATCCGTTCGATCCGGCGAACGAAATGGGCACGGTGATCGACGACGCGGCGGCGCGGCTGTTCGAGGCGCGCGTCGGCGAGGCGGTCGCACAGGGCGCGCGCCTGCTGACCGGCAACGTGCGGCGCGGCGCGCTCTATTCGCCGACCGTGCTCGACAACGTCGATCCGTCGATGACGATCGTGCGCGAGGAGACCTTCGGCCCCGTCTCGCCCGTCATCGCGTTCGACACGATCGACGACGCGATCCGGATCAGCAACGGCACGGCATTCGGTTTGTCGTCGGGTGTCTGCACGGACAGCACGGCCGCGGTCGTGCGGTTCGTGAACGAACTGAACGTCGGGACGGTGAATGTCTGGGAGGTACCCGGATACCGGATCGAGCTGTCGCCGTTCGGCGGGATCAAGGATTCGGGGCTCGGCTATAAGGAAGGCGTTCAGGAAGCGATG encodes:
- the phnY gene encoding phosphonoacetaldehyde dehydrogenase, with product MMAHPRQDHPAFRAEALRWCGTRAARDRVFDVIDPYTGTRVGTAPLASVDDVRAAFDYAMAYRPALTRYERSQILERAAALLRERTEEASDLITLESGLSKQDSRYEIGRVADVLKFAAVEALRDDAQSFSCDLTPHGKARRVFSQRQPLDGVIVAITPFNHPMNQVAHKIAPAIATNNRVIVKPSEKVPLSAFYLADLLYEAGLPEPMLQVLTGDPREIADELVTHPHASLITFTGGVSIGKAIAARAGYRRIVLELGGNDPLIVLDDADLDRAASLAVLGSYRNSGQRCTAVKRILAQRSIAPAFTELLVEKTRAWKYGDPFDPANEMGTVIDDAAARLFEARVGEAVAQGARLLTGNVRRGALYSPTVLDNVDPSMTIVREETFGPVSPVIAFDTIDDAIRISNGTAFGLSSGVCTDSTAAVVRFVNELNVGTVNVWEVPGYRIELSPFGGIKDSGLGYKEGVQEAMKSFTNLKTFSLPWE